The sequence below is a genomic window from Escherichia marmotae.
GGTACGCATGACTCCCACGGCGCGCCGCTGGGCGATGCGGAAATTGCACTGACTCGTGAGCAGCTAGGCTGGAAATACGCGCCGTTCGAAATCCCGTCTGAAATCTATGCTCAGTGGGATGCGAAAGAAGCCGGTCAGGCGAAAGAGTCTGCATGGAACGAGAAGTTTGCGGCTTACGCGAAAGCTTACCCGCAAGAAGCGGCTGAATTTACCCGTCGTATGAAAGGTGAAATGCCGTCTGACTTCGACGCGAAAGCGAAAGAGTTCATTGCTAAACTGCAGGCTAATCCGGCTAAAATTGCCAGCCGTAAAGCGTCTCAGAATGCCATCGAAGCATTCGGTCCGCTGTTGCCGGAATTCCTCGGCGGCTCCGCTGACCTGGCTCCGTCTAACCTGACCCTGTGGTCTGGCTCTAAGGCAATCAACGAAGATGCTGCTGGTAACTACATCCATTATGGTGTTCGCGAATTTGGTATGACCGCGATTGCCAACGGTATCTCCCTGCACGGTGGCTTCCTGCCGTACACCTCCACCTTCCTGATGTTCGTGGAATACGCACGTAACGCTGTACGTATGGCTGCACTGATGAAACAGCGTCAGGTGATGGTTTATACCCACGACTCCATCGGTCTGGGCGAAGACGGCCCGACTCACCAGCCGGTTGAGCAGGTTGCTTCTCTGCGCGTGACCCCGAACATGTCTACATGGCGTCCGTGTGACCAGGTTGAATCCGCCGTTGCGTGGAAATATGGCGTTGAGCGTCAGGACGGCCCGACCGCGCTGATCCTCTCCCGTCAGAACCTGGCGCAGCAGGAACGTACGGAAGAGCAACTGGCAAACATCGCGCGCGGTGGTTACGTGCTGAAAGATTGTGCCGGTCAACCGGAACTGATCTTCATCGCCACCGGTTCTGAAGTCGAGCTGGCGGTTGCAGCATACGAAAAACTGACTGCTGAAGGCGTGAAAGCGCGCGTAGTTTCCATGCCGTCTACCGACGTGTTCGACAAACAGGACGCGGCTTACCGTGAATCCGTACTGCCGAAAGCCGTCACCGCACGCGTTGCAGTGGAAGCAGGTATTGCTGACTACTGGTACAAGTATGTTGGCCTGAACGGTGCTATCGTCGGTATGACCACCTTTGGTGAATCTGCTCCGGCAGAGCAACTGTTCGAAGAGTTCGGCTTCACCGTTGAAAACGTGGTAGCGAAAGCGAAAGAACTGCTGTAATTAACACTATGGTGTGTGAAGAGCCGCAAATGCGGCTCTTTTTTATTTGGTTGAGATAAACGGAACGGTACTGCCAGGGATCATGGTATCGGGCAGTTTTCCGTCCCAGCGTTCGGCAGTGGTAAGGGCAACAAGCCCTGGGTTATCTCGCAGAGCTTCACCGCGCAGGCGGATAGCTTCTGCTTCAGCCCCACTTTTTAAACGAATAGTTTCTGCTTCTGCCGCGCCTCTTACGCGAATCGTCTCTGCTTCTGCTTTGGCTGCCGCCAGTTTACTGTCTGCTTCTGCCTGCGCCTGAGTTACCGCAATTTGTGCCTGGATTTTCTCTGTTTCCAGATTTTGTTTCCGTGTGGCAATGGCGACTTCCGCTTTCATACGATCTTCAATTGATTTTTCATAAGCGTCCGAAAAATCAATATTTTCAATCTGGACCCCGTCAATCACCACCGGACCAACAACGGCTTTGCGCATTGCATTTTGCAGATCCTGAACCAGTTTCGTGCGATCCTGTACAGCGCTGATGGCCGTATATTGACCGAAAACGTTCTCCAGTTGGGTTGGCAACTGGCGAACAATCAGGCGATCTTTTAATGCTTCAATGGTGTTGTAGGTGGTATAAACCGCGCCTGCTTCCGAAGGCTTAATATGGAAACTGACTGACACAGTCATTTGTGCGGGTTGCTGGTCGCGGCTGTATGCCTGTAATCCCTGATAGACAACAGCCTGATTACGCGTGGAAATTTTCTCTACGCTTTCCATAAACGGGATCTTAAAACCCAGTCCCGGATCGGCAACTTTTACTATTTTTCCATAGCGCAACAAAATACCACGTTCACCTTCATTCACGGTGTAATACGACAGAAATGGCAGCACAATAACGGCAAGCACGCCAATGGCGATGGCAAGCGATTTTTGTGGGCGGAATGAGGTTATTGAAACAGGTGCTTTCATGTGAGTCTTCCTTGAGTAAAGTGTGGAAATATGTCACATGAGGTGAGAAGAAAACAGCCAACAGTCGAGAATTCAGAATCTATAAAGGGGGAATGGCGGAAAACCAACGGATGAAATAAGTATGTTTTCGAACATTCAATAAACAAATGGTGATATGCATCACGAATGTAATAACGTATAAAATATCTATTATGTGACATACGCAGCAAATATATAGTTGACTTACGTAAAATCATTTTTATGTCATTGTTATTTAATACTTTGCTATTTTAGCTCGTGGAGTTTGTGTTTTCACGTGCACAATTGCTTTCATTAAGTCGCACGAGTATTTTATTTTTACCGCCGGACAGCACCCTAAAAATAAAATAAGGATAATTTATGCGGCTTATTGATTATTTCCCGGAATCATCAATCTCAGTTATATCTTCAGCAAAAGACTGGCAGGATGTTATCGATTTTTCGATGGCGTCATTGTTAGCAGAAAATTATATCAACGAGAATTACATTCAGTCTATTAAAGACTCAACTACCCGCAACGGGCCTTATTATATTCTCGCGCCGGGCGTAGCAATGCCCCATGCACGACCGGAATGTGGGGCGCTTAAAACCGGGATGTCACTGACATTACTCGAACAGCCAGTTTGTTTCCCCGGAAGTGATGAACCGATCAAATTACTCATCGGGCTTTCTGCTGCCGATGCTGATTCGCACATTGGTGCTATTCAGGCGTTAAGTGAATTACTGTGCGAAGAAGAAATACTCGAACAACTATTAACAGCAACATCAAAAAAACAATTAGCGGACATTATCAGCCGCGGATAATTACTCTCTCCTCTACAGGATAATATTATGGAAAACAAGTCTGCTCGTGCAAAGGTCCAGGCTTTTGGTGGCTTTTTGACTGCAATGGTCATCCCCAATATCGGTGCTTTCATTGCCTGGGGTTTTATTACTGCTTTATTTATTCCTACGGGTTGGATGCCTAACGAACACTTCGCCAAAATTGTTGGCCCCATGATTACCTATTTATTGCCCGTGATGATTGGTTCTACCGGTGGTCATCTGGTCGGCGGTAAACGCGGTGCGGTCATGGGGGGAATAGGGACGATTGGTGTGATCGTCGGTGCGGATATTCCGATGTTTCTCGGTTCGATGATCATGGGGCCGTTAGGTGGTCTGGTCATAAAATATGTCGATAAAGCACTGGAAAAACGCATACCTGCTGGTTTTGAGATGGTTATCAATAACTTCTCATTAGGTATTGCCGGGATGATCCTCTGCCTGTTGGGCTTTGAAGTCATCGGTCCGGCAGTGTTAATTGCCAATACTTTCGTCAAAGAGTGTATTGAGGCGCTGGTACATGCGGGTTATCTACCTCTGCTGTCAGTCATCAATGAACCGGCAAAAGTGCTTTTCCTTAATAATGCGATCGATCAGGGCGTCTATTACCCGTTGGGAATGCAGCAGGCATCGGTTAACGGTAAATCTATCTTCTTTATGGTGGCGTCCAATCCTGGGCCGGGTTTAGGCTTGCTGCTGGCATTCACTCTGTTTGGTAAAGGGATGAGCAAACGCTCTGCGCCTGGTGCGATGATTATTCACTTCCTCGGTGGCATCCACGAGCTGTATTTTCCGTATGTATTGATGAAGCCGTTGACCATTATCGCCATGATTGCAGGCGGTATGTCTGGCACCTGGATGTTCAATTTGCTGGATGGCGGCTTGGTGGCAGGTCCTAGCCCGGGTTCTATTTTTGCTTATCTGGCACTGACGCCGAAAGGCTCGTTCCTGGCGACAATTGCCGGTGTTACGGTCGGTACTCTGGTGTCCTTTGTCATCACATCCCTGATACTGAAGATGGAAAAAACGGTGGAAACGGAGAGCGAAGATGAGTTCACCGAGTCAGCCAATGCGGTAAAAGCTATGAAGCAGGAAGGTGCATTTTCATTAAGTCGTGTGAAACGTATTGCCTTTGTTTGTGATGCGGGAATGGGCTCCAGCGCAATGGGGGCAACCACCTTCCGCAAACGTCTGGAAAAAGCCGGACTGACCATTGAAGTAAAACATTACGCCATAGAAAACGTGCCTTCGGATGCTGATATCGTCGTCACTCACGCCAGTCTGGAAGGACGAGTGAAACGTGTGACGGATAAACCGCTGATATTGATTAATAACTACATTGGCGATCCAAAACTCGACACTTTATTTAATCAATTAACCGCCGAACATAAAAACTGATTGCAGAGGTAAAAATGAAAACCAAAGTTGCTGCTATTTATGGCAAGCGGGATATCCGTCTGCGTGAATTTGAGTTACCCGAAATTACTGATAATGAACTGCTGGTCAGTGTAATTTCTGATAGTGTTTGTTTATCCACCTGGAAAGCGGCGTTGCTTGGTAGCGAACATAAACGGGTGCCGGACGATTTAGAAAATCACCCGGCGATCACCGGGCATGAATGTGCCGGAGTCATTGTTGAAGTGGGTAAAAATCTTACCGACAAATATAAAAAAGGTCAGCGATTTGTTTTACAGCCTGCGATGGGGTTACCCAGCGGATATTCTGCGGGATACAGCTACGAATATTTTGGTGGTAATGCCACCTATATGATTATTCCTGAAATCGCGATTAATTTAGGCTGCGTATTACCGTATCACGGCTCTTATTTTGCTGCGGCATCGCTGGCGGAGCCGATGTGCTGCATTATTGTCGCTTATCATGCTAATTATCACACTACGCAATATGTTTATGAGCATCGAATGGGCGTCAAATCTGGCGGCAATATTGCGCTACTGGCGTGTGCTGGCCCGATGGGAATTGGCGCTATCGATTACGCCATTAACGGCGGCATTCAACCATCACGGGTGGTAGTGGTCGACATCGATGAAAAACGGCTGGCACAAGTACAGAAGCTGCTGCCGGTGGAGATGGCGGCCAGCAAAGGGATTGAGCTGGTATACGTGAATACCAAAGGGATGAGCGATCCGGTACAGATGCTGCGGTCGCTGACAGGAGATGTCGGGTTCGATGATGTTTTTGTCTATGCGGCGGTGCCTTCGGTCGTTGAGATGGCTGATGAATTGCTGGCGGAAGATGGTTGTCTGAACTTCTTTGCCGGGCCAACGGATAAAAACTTCAAAGTGCCGTTTAACTTTTACAACGTGCATTACAACAGCACTCACGTCGTTGGGACGTCCGGTGGTTCTACGGATGATATGAAAGAGGCGATTGCCCTTAGCGCCACGGGGCAGTTGCAGCCGTCGTTTATGGTGACCCATATTGGTGGCCTGGATGCGGTGCCAGAAACCGTACTCAATTTGCCGGATATTCCCGGCGGCAAAAAACTCATTTATAACGGCGTCACCATGCCGCTGACCGCCATTGCCGATTTTGCCGAAAAAGGGAAAACAGATCCGCTGTTTAAAGAGTTGGCGCGACGGGTTGAGGAAACGCACGGCATCTGGAATGAACAGGCCGAGAAATATCTGCTGGCACAATTTGGCGTTGATATCGGGGAGGCCGCGCAATGATGTCCCTTGCGTGGCCATTATTTCGCGTTACGGAACAGGCCGCGTTGGCTGCCTGGCCGCAAACCGGATGTGGCGACAAAAATAAAATTGATGGCCTGGCGGTTACCGCGATGCGTCAGGCATTAAACGACGTCGCTTTTCGTGGGAGAGTGGTTATCGGTGAGGGGGAAATTGACCATGCGCCGATGCTGTGGATTGGCGAAGAGGTTGGCAAAGGTGATGGGCCAGAAGTCGATATCGCGGTTGATCCTATTGAAGGCACCCGGATGGTGGCGATGGGGCAGAGTAATGCCCTGGCGGTAATGGCCTTCGCCCCACGAGATAGCCTGTTACACGCGCCCGATATGTATATGAAAAAACTGGTCGTTAACCGACTGGCTGCAGGAGTGATTAATCTGTCTTTGCCCCTGACGGATAACTTGCGCAATGTGGCAAAAGCATTGGGCAAACCATTGGATCGATTACGCATGGTTACGCTGGATAAACCCCGTCTTCATGCCGCGATTGAAGAAGCGAAGCAACTGGGCGTGAAAGTATTCGCCCTGCCGGATGGCGATGTTGCTGCCAGTGTGCTGACTTGCTGGCAGGATAATCCTTACGACGTGATGTACACCATCGGTGGTGCGCCAGAAGGCGTTATTTCTGCCTGTGCAGTCAAAGCGTTAGGCGGAGATATGCAGGCAGAGCTTATTGATTTTTGTCAGGCCAAAGGTGATTACACGGAAAATCGGCAGATTGCACAACAGGAGCGCCAGCGTTGCAAGGAAATGGGGGTTGAGGTCAACCGTGTGTACTCGCTCGACGAACTGGTGAGAGATAAAAATATCCTCTTTAGCGCCACGGGTGTGACGGGCGGAGAGCTGGTGAACGGTATACAACAGACGGCGAATGGGGTGCGGACGCAGACATTACTGATCGATGGCGCAGACCAAACGTGTAATATAATAGACTCCCTGCATTGATGGTGATCTATCGGAAGACGAATGGCGACGCTGACAGAAGATGATGTGCTTGAGCAACTGGATGCACAGGACAATTTATTGTCATTTATGAAAACTGCGCATGCCATTTTGCTCCAGGGGATACGCCAGTTTCTGCCGTCGCTGTTTGTCGATAACGATGAAGAGATCGTGGAATATGCAGTGAAGCCGTTGCTCGCCCAAAGCGGCCCGCTTGACGATATTGATGTTGCGCTGCGTTTGATTTATGCGCTGGGGAAAATGGATAAATGGCTGTACGCCGATATTACGCACTTTTCTCAATTCTGGCATTACCTGAACGAGCAGAATGAAACGCCCGGATTTGTCGATGACATTACCTGGGATTTTATCAGCAACGTTAATAGCATAACCCGTAATACTTCTCTCTATGATGCGTTGAAAGCGATGAAGTTCGCTGATTTCGCGGTCTGGTCAGAGGCGCGTTTTAGCGGAATGGTCAAAACGGCGCTGACGCTGGCAGTAACGACAACTTTAAAGGAATTAACGCCGTGAAAATCGAACTGACGGTGAATAGACTAAAGGTACAGGCGCAGTACTCTGATGATGAAATTGAAAATGTACATAAACCGCTACTGCGTATGCTGGCGGCCTTACAGGCGGTAAACCCGCAGCGGCGTACGGTGGTATTTTTGAGTGCTCCACCAGGGACGGGTAAATCTACCTTAACTACCTTCTGGGAATATCTCGCACAACAAGATCCCGAATTACCCGCTATTCAGACGCTCCCGATGGATGGTTTTCACCATTACAACATCTGGCTGGATGAGCATCAGCTTCGCCCTTATAAAGGCGCGCCGCAAACGTTTGACGTGGCGAAACTGGCGGAAAATCTGCGTCAGGCCGTGCAAGGCGACTGTACGTGGCCGCAGTATGATCGACAAAAACATGATCCGGTAGAAGATGCGTTGCACGTTACCGCGCCGCTGGTCATCGTCGAAGGAAACTGGCTATTGCTGGATGACGAGCAGTGGCGCACGTTAGCGCAATTTTGTGATTTCTCGATATTTATCAACGCGCCCGCATCTGCGTTACGGGAACGACTGGTGGGGCGCAAGTTGGCGGGGGGATTATCGCAGGCAGATGCTGAAGCTTTTTATGAACGTACCGACGGGCCGAATGTTCGTCGGGTGCTGGAACAGAGTCGGCCTGCAAATTTGACCTTAATGATGACGCCTAACGGTGAATACTGTCTGGCAGATTGACCTCCCTCACTACACCACCTTCCAGTCGCATGACGCGAGAAAAATGACGCCGGGTAAATGCGGCGTCATGACTGATTGCCACCACACTCGTGCCACGAAGGCGGCACTTTTCCAGCCAACTTTCAAATACTGCCAGCCATTGGGCGTCAAAATCCCGGCTCGGTTCGTCAAGTAATAACAGCGGCGGGGCGAGAGCTTCCAGGCAGGCGACGGCCACCATCCGTCGCTGGGCGCTATGCAGATCTAACGGATGAGCGCTGGCAACATCTGTTAACTGACAGCATTGCAGGACAGCGTCGGTGCGTTGAGCAATTTCATCAGTTGGGCATTTTTGCAGTTTCAAACCAAATGCGACCTCTTCCGCGACGGTACTGTGAAATAACTGGTTTTCCGCTTCCTGAAACAGCACACCAATGTTTGCCGCGCGTTGGCGGTTCTTGAGTGTATGTAGCGCCAGATGTTGCAACATTACCGTGCCGGACGAAGGGGGTAGAAGACCCGCCATGATACGCAACAGGGTCGATTTTCCCGCGCCATTGTCGCCGGTCAGCGCCAGCCATTCACCTTTTTTGAGTTGTAGAGAAATGTTGCAAAGACAATCCGTTGCTGCGTCAGGCCAGCGATAAGTAACCTGATTTAACGTTAACATAATGGCTGGAGTGCTCCGTTTTGCAGTTGCCACGCTTGCTGGCAGTAGTTCAGGAAAGGTGTTTGATGGCGTTCAAAAAGAATAATCAGCGAATCACGTTTCAACGCCCAGTGTTGTAAGCGCTGCAACAGCATTTCGCTGGCCTGCGACGTCAGTCGGCTAAAGGCTTCGTCGAGAATTAAAATCTTAGGTTGCATCGCGATAGCACAAGCGATGACCACGCGTTGGGTTTCCCCGCCGGAGAGTGTTGCCGGATGGCGATGACGCAATGGCTGGCACCCGGTCAGAGTCAGAGCGGCGTCAATACGCGCCATAATCTCTGCTTCAGCAAGACACAGATTTTCTGGCCCAAACGCGACTTCTTCTTCCACGTTGAAGGTACAGCCAGAAAGCTGCAAGTAGGGGGATTGCTGGACGAGTTGAATGGTCGCAGATTGTTCGTTGAGTGAGCGTTGCCCAATGGGCGTATCGAGGAGCATTCCCGTACCAGCTATGTCACCCGGCAAGAAGTCGGGATACCAACCCGCCATCAGTTGCGCCAGCGTGCTTTTGCCACTGCCGTTGTCCCCAAAGATGGCGATCATCCCCGGTTCGTCATAGTAAAAGTCATAACAGAACGGAGGAATTGTTGAGTGTGTCGGGCAATAGCGAAACTGTTCTAACGTAACCATATCCACGCTCCGAATTCTGCCAGCATCAGCAAGATCATGGTGTAACGCGCCACTTTTTCTAGGTTACTGTCAGGTGGTGCCCACAGCGTAGTGCGCCGGTTGTGGAGTCGAAATGCCCGCATATCCAGCGCCGCGCCGCGGATCGCCAGATCGTTAAGCGCATTATGAGTTAGCGGAATAATTAACGCGGGCATAGTACGTAAACGTTGATACCAGCCTTCATCCAGCGGCACGCCGCGAGCGCGTTGTGCTTCATAAATAATCGCTAATTGTCGTTTTAACTGCTCAACGACCAATAACGGCCCGGCAAACAGATAAGCGACGCCCGGCGGCAGGCGAGAAGCAAACAAAGCGCGGATAAAACCTTGCACGGGGACGAATTGCATCCACAACTGTGAAGTTGAAACAATAGCCAGAATACGCAACCAGAGCGTAATGGCATGTGCCCACCGTTCTGGAGAGCGTGGCGCGTCACTTATCCATTCTGTCAGCCAGCCACCGTGCACCAGCCACAGACCGACGCCCAGCGAAAACATCAGCCAGGTGACATATTTTGCCCGCCGCCGCGTGGCCTTTAGCGCGATAAGGCAGAAAAAGGTCGCCGCGCTATAGATCGGCAAAATGGTCTGCGCGGGCAGGATAAGCGTGGTGCAGGCAGCCAGCGCCCACAACGTTAATGAGGTAAACGGATGCATTTAGCGCACGGCGGCCATCATTGGAAAATGGCGTGTGGTGCGAATCGGTAGTTGTCGCAGTAAAAGCCAGACAATCACCGCCGTGAGAATTTTATCGACCAGGTTAGCGCCTATCACCGTAATCGCCACTGATTCCACCAGGTTTTGCCCCATTGAATGTATCCAGGCGACGAACAAATCCGCTCCGCTACCGGTTACTCCGCCAAACAAGGCTGTACGCAGCGGCACGGCAACAATTGTCACCGCAAGAGTAATAATCACCCCGCTGACAATGACTTTCGGCAGAGTACGGAACCAACCCGCTCGCGCCAGCCAACCCGCGACCAGACCGATGACCATCGCCACGGGGGCAAAAGCGGCGGCGATCGGGTCAGTCAGTAACCCCCAGAGTAAATTGGTCAGTAAGCCGGTCAGCATACCGATCACTGGACCAAGCAGTACCGCGCTAATAAGCGTGCCGATGGAGTCGAGAAAAATAGGCAATTTGACTATGCTGGCCAGTTGACCGCCGATCATATTGATGGCGATAGAGATAACGATCAGCACCAAAGCCTGACTGGAAAAGTGGCGACGCGCCATAAGAAAACCTCTCTAAAGGGTGTAATGCCGATCAGTTAAGGATCAGTTGACCGATCCAGTGGCTGTGTAAGAATCCGGAAAGAGCCTGTACATAGATTTGTGTAATTGCCTGATTTTGATATGTTCAATCCAGCATCAAATGAAGGTTAATTTATGGACGAAAAACAGTTACAGGCTCTGGCTAACGAACTGGCCAAAAACCTCAAAACCCCTGAAGACCTCAGTCAGTTTGATCGGCTGCTGAAAAAGCTCAGCGTTGAAGCCGCTCTCAATGCAGAGATGACACACCATCCTGGGTATGAGAAAAATCAGTCCAGACCAGGAGCTAACTCCCGCAACGGTTTTTCCACAAAGACCGTTATCACAGGCGACGGTCCACTGGAACTGCGTACTCCGCGCGATCGTGACGGTACCTTCGAACCACAACTGGTAAAGAAAAATCAGACCCGTATTACCGGGATGGATAACCAGATCCTCTCGTTGTATGCCAAAGGGATGACCACCCGTGAGATAGCTGCTGCGTTCAAAGAACTGTATGACGCAGATGTTTCACCGGCACTGATATCAAAGGTTACCGATGCCGTGATGGAGCAGGTTGTAGAATGGCAAAACCGACCACTGGATGCTGTTTACCCCATTGTTTATCTTGACTGTATCGTCCTGAAAGTTCGGCAGGACAGTCGCGTCATCAACAAATCGGTGTTCCTGGCACTGGGCATCAATATCGAAGGTCAGAAAGAACTGCTGGGTATGTGGCTGGCCGAAAATGAAGGGGCGAAGTTCTGGCTCAATGTGCTGACTGAACTGAAAAACCGCGGTCTGAACGATATCCTCATCGCCTGTGTGGATGGCCTGAAAGGCTTCCCGGATGCCATCAACACAGTATATCCGAAGGCCCGCATCCAGTTATGCATCGTGCATATGGTGCGCAACAGCCTGCGCTTCGTGTCATGGAAGGACTACAAAGCCGTCACTCGCGACCTGAAAGCGATTTATCAGGCTCCCACGGAAGAGGCAGGCCAGCAGGCACTGGAAGCGTTCGCTGCGGCCTGGGACTGTCGCTATCCTCAGATAAGCCGAAGCTGGCAGGCTAACTGGCCGAATCTTGCCACGTTCTTCGCTTATCCAACGGACATCCGCAAAGTGATCTATACGACGAATGCCATCGAGTCGCTAAACAGCGTGATCCGCCATGCGCTCAAAAAGCGTAAAGTGTTCCCGACAGACGACTCGGTGAAAAAAGTGGTGTGGCTGGCAATCCAGTCTGCGTCCCAGAAATGGACGATGCCGTTGAAGGACTGGCGAATGGCAATGAGCCGCTTTATTATCGAGTTCGGTGACCGCCTGGACGGTCACTTCTGAGAAAAGGCATTTACACAGAATCTTAAACAGGCTCCTTTCTGGTGTAATGCCGATCAGTTAAGGATCAGTTGACCGATCCAGTGGCTGTGTAAGAATCCGGAAACGCTCACTCGTTTCCGGATTTTTTTATGCTCATTGGACAGGCCCTTGATCTGGTATCCCGTTACGATTCTCTGCGTAACCCACTGACTTCTCTGGGGGA
It includes:
- a CDS encoding energy-coupling factor transporter transmembrane component T, with protein sequence MHPFTSLTLWALAACTTLILPAQTILPIYSAATFFCLIALKATRRRAKYVTWLMFSLGVGLWLVHGGWLTEWISDAPRSPERWAHAITLWLRILAIVSTSQLWMQFVPVQGFIRALFASRLPPGVAYLFAGPLLVVEQLKRQLAIIYEAQRARGVPLDEGWYQRLRTMPALIIPLTHNALNDLAIRGAALDMRAFRLHNRRTTLWAPPDSNLEKVARYTMILLMLAEFGAWIWLR
- a CDS encoding ECF transporter S component — protein: MARRHFSSQALVLIVISIAINMIGGQLASIVKLPIFLDSIGTLISAVLLGPVIGMLTGLLTNLLWGLLTDPIAAAFAPVAMVIGLVAGWLARAGWFRTLPKVIVSGVIITLAVTIVAVPLRTALFGGVTGSGADLFVAWIHSMGQNLVESVAITVIGANLVDKILTAVIVWLLLRQLPIRTTRHFPMMAAVR
- a CDS encoding IS256-like element IS1414 family transposase; translation: MDEKQLQALANELAKNLKTPEDLSQFDRLLKKLSVEAALNAEMTHHPGYEKNQSRPGANSRNGFSTKTVITGDGPLELRTPRDRDGTFEPQLVKKNQTRITGMDNQILSLYAKGMTTREIAAAFKELYDADVSPALISKVTDAVMEQVVEWQNRPLDAVYPIVYLDCIVLKVRQDSRVINKSVFLALGINIEGQKELLGMWLAENEGAKFWLNVLTELKNRGLNDILIACVDGLKGFPDAINTVYPKARIQLCIVHMVRNSLRFVSWKDYKAVTRDLKAIYQAPTEEAGQQALEAFAAAWDCRYPQISRSWQANWPNLATFFAYPTDIRKVIYTTNAIESLNSVIRHALKKRKVFPTDDSVKKVVWLAIQSASQKWTMPLKDWRMAMSRFIIEFGDRLDGHF